A window of Aeromicrobium sp. Root236 contains these coding sequences:
- a CDS encoding nuclear transport factor 2 family protein: protein MGCGWDAFESCCHPDLRYTHANGVMDTLDTYAAKLRSGFYDYHWIEHPIDHAWVGDECVLVWARMMATLLAGEHTKTIDNRTLSVWVQSAGC, encoded by the coding sequence TTGGGCTGCGGCTGGGACGCCTTCGAGAGCTGCTGCCACCCCGATCTTCGCTACACGCACGCAAATGGCGTGATGGACACGTTGGACACGTACGCAGCGAAGCTGCGATCCGGCTTCTACGACTATCACTGGATAGAGCACCCGATCGACCACGCTTGGGTTGGTGACGAGTGCGTGCTCGTCTGGGCGCGCATGATGGCGACTCTCCTTGCCGGAGAACATACGAAGACGATCGACAATCGGACCCTTTCGGTGTGGGTCCAGTCCGCTGGCTGTTGA
- a CDS encoding ABC transporter substrate-binding protein: protein MTHTDMSRRSFLVLSAAATAVLASGCATSSDGGSSRSTTMTLAQPGEPNFGAAMQAFAGNSLWEHLVFDYLTELDENHEPQPLVAKSWKQSDDLRTLTLTLRDDVVFHSGRPLTSADVKYSLEQAAIPENLSQLAGVAQSIASMRPTDDHGLVITLKQPSNRLFELFEITPMVDKETYKQAAAGKLVVGTGPFSWVNYRAGNALKLKKNPKYWGGESELTSVTILIIKQSQALIASARSGRTQLTDGLTPLDADTIGSNGKLRVESVGGVQCYVVGLDASTKPFNDIKARQAVAKALDRGRIAKQVYKNSASPTNLWWPKNTPGWDQKTNTTWTYDPDAARAELDALGLVGTSIPVTVNSSDLIALAIFDIVRNNLEAAGLKVKPQILEGAAFVERNVAGKLGTCFVHATGFGSLSPVACASATAHLKPDGGTHFTSPKYLQLIAAAGAADKDHVAAANAALGQYLVDQAFNLPLVMSPPPLVVSKEVEGNVKVSTAFHYLDPQSLAYR, encoded by the coding sequence ATGACACACACAGATATGTCTCGCAGATCGTTCCTGGTGCTCTCGGCTGCCGCCACGGCAGTCCTGGCCTCGGGCTGCGCCACGAGCTCGGACGGCGGAAGCAGCAGGTCGACGACCATGACGCTGGCGCAGCCGGGCGAGCCCAACTTCGGCGCCGCGATGCAGGCCTTTGCCGGCAACAGCCTGTGGGAGCACCTGGTGTTCGACTACCTCACCGAGCTGGACGAGAATCACGAGCCACAGCCGCTCGTGGCGAAGTCGTGGAAGCAGAGTGACGACCTTCGGACCCTCACCCTCACGCTGCGCGATGACGTCGTGTTCCACTCCGGGCGCCCGCTGACCTCCGCCGACGTGAAGTACTCGCTGGAGCAGGCCGCGATCCCCGAGAACCTCTCCCAGCTGGCCGGCGTGGCCCAGTCGATCGCCTCGATGCGACCGACGGACGATCACGGTCTGGTCATCACGCTCAAGCAGCCCAGCAACCGCCTGTTCGAGCTGTTCGAGATCACGCCGATGGTCGACAAGGAGACGTACAAGCAGGCTGCGGCTGGCAAGCTGGTCGTCGGCACGGGGCCGTTCTCGTGGGTCAACTACCGCGCCGGCAACGCCCTCAAGCTAAAGAAGAACCCGAAGTACTGGGGCGGTGAGTCCGAGCTCACGAGCGTCACGATCCTGATCATCAAGCAGTCGCAGGCGTTGATCGCCTCCGCGAGGTCGGGCCGGACCCAGCTGACCGACGGCCTCACCCCGCTCGACGCCGACACGATCGGCTCGAACGGCAAGCTGCGTGTCGAGTCCGTCGGCGGAGTCCAGTGCTACGTGGTCGGGCTCGACGCCTCGACCAAGCCGTTCAATGACATCAAGGCACGTCAGGCCGTCGCCAAGGCACTCGACCGCGGCCGCATCGCCAAGCAGGTCTACAAGAACTCGGCGAGCCCGACGAACCTGTGGTGGCCCAAGAACACGCCGGGCTGGGACCAGAAGACCAACACGACCTGGACCTACGACCCGGACGCTGCCCGCGCCGAGCTCGACGCGCTCGGGCTGGTCGGGACCAGCATCCCGGTGACGGTCAACAGCAGCGACCTCATCGCGCTCGCGATCTTCGACATCGTCCGCAACAACCTGGAGGCGGCCGGCCTCAAGGTCAAGCCGCAGATCCTCGAGGGCGCCGCCTTCGTCGAGCGCAACGTCGCCGGCAAGCTCGGAACCTGCTTCGTCCACGCGACGGGATTCGGCAGCCTCTCGCCGGTCGCCTGCGCCAGCGCAACGGCGCACCTGAAGCCGGACGGCGGCACGCACTTCACGTCGCCGAAGTACCTGCAGCTGATCGCGGCTGCGGGCGCGGCCGACAAGGACCATGTCGCCGCCGCGAACGCCGCACTGGGGCAGTACCTCGTCGATCAGGCCTTCAACCTGCCTCTCGTCATGTCGCCGCCGCCACTCGTGGTCTCCAAGGAAGTCGAGGGCAACGTCAAGGTCTCGACGGCATTCCACTACCTCGACCCGCAATCCCTCGCCTACCGCTGA
- a CDS encoding pyridoxal-phosphate dependent enzyme, which yields MNTAGLGLPIDPQTAADFAHLEGLDSYAEVCVEPSAMPRLGQSIEAGHRVTVPFALTIADASPTPSPGELTFAINSASVHTTLVFGDVAMLESVETLLDLMKIASESSGTSALAALIANSERFAGRTVGVIISRGKHRARRSHRSASQRPRRGDRRVVNRKELTCSDNWDQRRS from the coding sequence TTGAACACGGCGGGGCTGGGCCTGCCGATCGACCCACAGACCGCGGCTGACTTCGCGCACCTCGAAGGGCTCGACTCCTATGCGGAGGTGTGCGTTGAGCCATCGGCGATGCCGCGGCTCGGTCAATCGATCGAGGCGGGTCACCGAGTGACGGTGCCCTTCGCCCTGACCATTGCCGACGCATCGCCGACGCCCTCACCAGGTGAGCTGACGTTCGCCATCAACTCCGCGTCGGTCCACACCACGCTCGTGTTCGGCGACGTCGCGATGCTCGAATCAGTGGAGACGCTCTTGGACCTGATGAAGATCGCCTCCGAATCGAGTGGGACGAGTGCCCTCGCTGCCTTGATCGCCAATTCTGAGCGATTCGCCGGACGAACTGTCGGCGTCATCATCTCTCGGGGAAAACATCGGGCTCGCCGATCTCATCGGTCGGCGAGCCAACGTCCACGACGCGGCGACCGTCGGGTCGTCAACAGGAAGGAACTGACATGTTCAGACAATTGGGACCAACGGAGATCTTGA
- the tatA gene encoding twin-arginine translocase TatA/TatE family subunit: MFRQLGPTEILIILGVVLLLFGGKKLPDLARGSGQALRIFKTEVKSLSEDAAEPATDATEDVVPAKQIPREV; the protein is encoded by the coding sequence ATGTTCAGACAATTGGGACCAACGGAGATCTTGATCATCCTGGGCGTCGTGCTGCTGCTGTTCGGCGGCAAGAAGCTGCCGGACCTTGCGCGAGGATCAGGCCAGGCACTCCGGATCTTCAAGACCGAGGTCAAGAGTCTGTCCGAGGACGCGGCTGAGCCAGCGACGGACGCGACCGAGGATGTCGTGCCGGCGAAGCAGATCCCGCGCGAGGTTTGA
- the tatC gene encoding twin-arginine translocase subunit TatC, producing MPRRTRNSADGSMPLVEHLRELRRRLTISAAAVAIATIAGWFLFDPIFTLITDPYVKGIAPLVEGKNVDAQIVISGGVGAAFNVRIKLAVAIGVVVASPVWINQAWRFILPALHRREKRWAYLMTATGAPLFIGGAFIGYLVLPKGIEVLIGFIPDSIASLTSLDDYLSFVLRTMLVFGIAAEIPLVVVMLNRLGLVSPRQLASARPWTVIGIFVFAAIATPSTDPLTMLILAAPMTVLYLIAEIIARVVDRRRASVVDEALADDELSRID from the coding sequence ATGCCTCGTCGCACACGGAACTCGGCTGATGGCAGCATGCCGCTCGTCGAGCACCTCCGAGAGCTGCGACGAAGGCTGACGATCAGCGCTGCGGCGGTCGCGATTGCGACCATCGCGGGCTGGTTCTTGTTCGACCCGATTTTCACCTTGATCACCGATCCCTACGTCAAGGGGATCGCACCGCTGGTCGAAGGGAAGAACGTCGACGCGCAGATCGTCATCAGCGGTGGTGTGGGTGCGGCCTTCAACGTTCGCATCAAGCTGGCCGTGGCGATCGGGGTGGTCGTCGCCAGTCCGGTGTGGATCAACCAGGCTTGGCGCTTCATCCTGCCGGCGCTGCATCGTCGCGAGAAGCGCTGGGCATACCTGATGACCGCGACGGGCGCGCCCTTGTTCATTGGTGGCGCCTTCATCGGGTACCTAGTGCTGCCGAAGGGCATCGAGGTGCTCATCGGATTCATCCCGGACTCGATCGCGTCCCTCACGTCGCTCGACGACTACCTCAGCTTCGTGCTGCGGACGATGCTGGTCTTCGGGATCGCGGCGGAGATTCCGCTGGTCGTCGTGATGCTCAATCGCCTCGGTCTCGTGAGCCCTCGTCAGCTCGCCTCTGCCCGGCCGTGGACGGTCATCGGAATCTTCGTGTTCGCGGCCATCGCGACGCCCTCGACGGACCCCCTCACGATGCTGATCCTCGCAGCGCCGATGACCGTGCTCTACCTCATCGCGGAGATCATCGCGCGAGTTGTCGATCGCCGTCGAGCGTCCGTCGTAGACGAGGCTCTTGCGGACGACGAGCTGTCCCGCATCGATTGA
- a CDS encoding formylglycine-generating enzyme family protein produces the protein MTHRACCAPSGGPTPVALRVRDQSLPQTPAAHTLEQVVLSGGTYRRGDHHGDGHPLDGERPVHDVTVRPFSVDAVSVTNAQFATFVDATGYVTEAERSGFSAVFHLYVEAPDSDVLGRASGTPWWVTVRGADWCHPEGSASGIGDRDEHPVVHASWGDASAYCSWTGRRLPTEAEWEFAARGGLEGARYPWGDELLDADGRWQCNIWQGEFPHRNSADDGFHTTAPVRSYAPNGFGLWQMVGNVWEWCADRFDAQTYSLEPSSTLGTDRVIRGGSYLCHDSYCNRYRVAARSANTPTSTSGNLGFRTVRDA, from the coding sequence GTGACCCATCGTGCATGCTGTGCTCCGTCCGGCGGCCCGACCCCGGTGGCGCTCAGGGTGCGCGACCAGTCGTTGCCACAGACTCCGGCAGCTCACACGCTCGAGCAGGTCGTGCTTTCCGGCGGCACCTATCGACGAGGCGACCACCACGGCGACGGACACCCGTTGGACGGTGAGCGCCCCGTCCACGACGTGACCGTGCGGCCGTTCAGCGTCGATGCGGTGTCCGTGACGAACGCCCAGTTCGCCACCTTCGTCGACGCGACCGGGTACGTGACGGAAGCCGAGCGCTCGGGATTCAGCGCGGTGTTCCACCTCTACGTCGAGGCACCGGACAGCGACGTCCTGGGCCGGGCCTCCGGCACCCCCTGGTGGGTCACCGTGCGCGGCGCGGACTGGTGTCATCCGGAAGGCTCTGCCTCCGGAATCGGCGACCGTGATGAGCACCCGGTCGTCCATGCCTCCTGGGGTGACGCGTCGGCGTACTGCTCCTGGACGGGACGTCGCCTTCCCACTGAGGCGGAGTGGGAGTTCGCTGCGCGCGGCGGTCTCGAAGGCGCACGCTATCCATGGGGCGACGAGCTCCTCGATGCTGATGGTCGCTGGCAGTGCAACATCTGGCAGGGCGAGTTCCCGCACCGCAATTCCGCCGACGACGGTTTCCACACGACTGCGCCGGTCAGGTCGTATGCACCGAACGGTTTCGGCCTGTGGCAAATGGTCGGCAACGTCTGGGAGTGGTGCGCCGACCGTTTCGACGCCCAGACCTACTCGCTCGAGCCGTCCTCGACCTTGGGGACCGACCGGGTCATAAGGGGCGGGTCCTACCTGTGCCACGACTCCTACTGCAATCGTTACCGCGTCGCGGCCCGGTCCGCGAACACCCCGACCTCGACGTCCGGCAACCTCGGATTCCGGACGGTACGAGATGCGTGA
- a CDS encoding YidH family protein: protein MREDRTRRPTSVFGSGDEPDPRFSFANERTYLAWIRTALAFLGAAVALDVLKLSVPHWLSITAAVAMAGLSAFASIAAWTHWAASEHALRHSEPLPGPRLSLVTVGLAMVAVAIVVGIVWP, encoded by the coding sequence ATGCGTGAGGACAGGACTCGCCGGCCGACGTCGGTGTTCGGCAGCGGCGACGAGCCGGACCCGCGGTTCAGCTTCGCGAACGAGCGGACCTATCTCGCCTGGATCCGGACGGCGCTGGCCTTCTTGGGAGCCGCCGTGGCACTCGATGTGCTCAAGTTGTCCGTACCGCACTGGCTCAGCATCACGGCGGCCGTGGCCATGGCTGGTCTGAGCGCCTTCGCGTCGATCGCCGCATGGACGCACTGGGCAGCCTCCGAGCACGCCCTCCGGCACTCCGAGCCACTCCCCGGTCCGCGCCTGTCCCTGGTCACGGTGGGCCTCGCCATGGTTGCGGTGGCGATCGTGGTGGGGATCGTATGGCCATGA
- a CDS encoding DUF202 domain-containing protein, with protein sequence MSRQDPGLQPERTALAWRRTELSLLVAAVVVSRLGATSLDGRLLWLMAAIPMSVVVVRSAGRSRKPDKPLTDGWPIAAVSGAVCVLAVLEMCGAIAS encoded by the coding sequence ATGAGTCGCCAGGATCCTGGCCTGCAACCCGAACGTACGGCGCTCGCCTGGCGCCGCACCGAGCTGTCATTGCTGGTCGCCGCGGTGGTGGTGAGCAGGCTCGGCGCAACGAGCCTCGATGGAAGGCTGCTGTGGCTGATGGCAGCGATCCCGATGTCGGTCGTCGTCGTACGTTCCGCCGGGCGATCCCGGAAGCCGGACAAACCGCTGACCGACGGGTGGCCGATCGCGGCCGTCTCGGGAGCCGTGTGTGTGTTGGCGGTGCTCGAGATGTGTGGAGCGATCGCGTCCTGA
- a CDS encoding ABC transporter permease, with the protein MSAIAQNQPQPGMFTEAASRLRSSWLLSSRAGIVSSVMVLVTIVVVAAGPLLVPYGLDTQGPDAFAGASGSHLLGTDEVGRDLLSRLTYAVRLDMLIALAAIPIGGMIGTLLGLTGVLSPRLGQITARLFDVIIGFPTLVLGIAIALVMTPGTSAVIVAIAVVNVPIFGRLARGGMLSQLGRDYVLAARSLGASRWRILRRHVLPNIRSALLVQSAIAIADAVFIEGALSILGVGVQAPNASLGSIVQAGLPYIADSPLYVLAPTFALAWVILGFALMADTFNARITR; encoded by the coding sequence ATGTCCGCCATCGCACAGAATCAGCCGCAGCCCGGGATGTTCACCGAGGCAGCAAGCCGGCTCAGGTCCTCCTGGCTGCTGTCGTCACGCGCCGGCATCGTCAGCTCCGTCATGGTGCTGGTCACCATCGTGGTGGTGGCGGCGGGACCACTCCTCGTTCCGTACGGCTTGGACACGCAAGGACCTGACGCCTTCGCCGGTGCGAGCGGCTCTCACCTGTTGGGCACCGACGAGGTGGGTCGGGATCTGCTGTCGCGACTCACGTATGCCGTGCGGCTCGACATGCTGATCGCTCTCGCCGCGATCCCGATCGGCGGCATGATCGGAACACTGCTGGGCCTGACCGGTGTGCTCTCGCCCCGCCTCGGGCAAATCACCGCCCGCCTGTTCGACGTCATCATCGGGTTCCCGACGCTCGTGCTCGGCATCGCGATCGCCCTCGTCATGACGCCCGGCACCTCTGCGGTGATCGTCGCGATCGCGGTCGTCAACGTACCGATCTTCGGTCGTCTGGCGCGTGGGGGAATGCTGAGTCAGCTGGGTCGTGACTACGTGCTGGCGGCTCGGTCCCTCGGGGCCTCGCGCTGGCGCATCCTGCGTCGGCACGTGCTGCCGAACATCCGCTCGGCCCTGCTCGTGCAGAGTGCCATCGCGATCGCCGATGCGGTGTTCATCGAGGGTGCGCTCAGCATCCTGGGTGTCGGCGTGCAGGCACCCAACGCCTCGCTGGGAAGCATCGTCCAGGCCGGGCTGCCCTACATCGCCGACAGCCCGCTGTACGTGCTCGCCCCGACGTTCGCTCTCGCGTGGGTCATCCTCGGGTTCGCCCTGATGGCCGACACGTTCAACGCACGCATCACCCGGTGA
- a CDS encoding alpha/beta fold hydrolase, which yields MPEMTKTDEGVIFYDVRGPVGGPSIVFIEGRSAHLLGWRDGFCQAFIDAGFQVVRLDNRDAGLSQHYPGQAYGLRDMAGDVHELIQHLGIAPAHVVGQSMGGMVAQHLVVRHPDDVASLTLLYSAASARHFAASDGGVDALHRCPRASTRDEAISIHLQRAQLGASQRYSFDEAWKRELGGLMWDRCYDPDGVIRQSRALASDPVDLDALAKVSVPSLVMHGCVDKVIRHTGSVELSQVIPDSELWLIEGLGHDLPMELWPDITGRILANIDRVRGSGETRSV from the coding sequence ATGCCTGAGATGACCAAGACAGACGAGGGAGTGATCTTCTACGACGTTCGCGGGCCGGTCGGCGGTCCGTCCATCGTCTTCATCGAGGGCCGCAGCGCACACTTGCTGGGCTGGCGCGATGGTTTCTGCCAGGCCTTCATCGACGCGGGGTTCCAAGTGGTCCGTCTCGACAACCGCGATGCGGGTCTGTCGCAACACTACCCCGGCCAGGCGTACGGGCTCCGTGACATGGCAGGCGACGTGCACGAGCTCATCCAACACCTCGGCATCGCGCCGGCCCATGTGGTCGGACAGTCCATGGGCGGGATGGTGGCGCAGCACCTGGTCGTCCGACATCCGGACGACGTGGCAAGCCTGACTCTCCTCTATTCGGCGGCTTCGGCGCGGCATTTCGCTGCATCCGATGGAGGGGTTGATGCTCTCCATCGGTGCCCGCGGGCGTCGACGCGTGATGAGGCGATAAGCATTCACCTCCAGCGGGCTCAGCTCGGTGCTTCGCAGAGATACTCGTTCGATGAGGCGTGGAAGCGAGAGCTCGGTGGGCTGATGTGGGACCGCTGCTATGACCCTGATGGGGTCATTCGGCAGTCCCGAGCCTTGGCCAGTGACCCCGTTGACCTGGATGCACTTGCGAAGGTCTCGGTGCCTTCGCTCGTGATGCACGGCTGCGTAGACAAGGTTATCAGGCACACAGGATCCGTCGAGCTGAGTCAGGTGATACCCGACAGCGAGCTGTGGTTGATAGAAGGGTTGGGGCACGACCTCCCTATGGAGCTGTGGCCGGACATCACTGGGCGCATCTTGGCCAACATCGACCGGGTACGTGGCTCAGGCGAGACCAGGTCGGTCTAG
- a CDS encoding ABC transporter permease, with protein sequence MTAYLLRRAPAALLTVWAASVIIFVLMRMAPGSPATVLAGPDASAATVASIEKSLGLDASLPVQYVHWLGDLATGRLGDSIIYQQSIASLIGERMESTLELAIAATVLMCLLGIGLGVLGGSTRSGRVRAFLDTTFSVLLALPTYVTAVLLLVLFGVVWPDILPVSGETLATHSPVGAFQSLVLPAITLAIPHGAVIARMLQSSMREAMHEDYVRAANAKGLTHRRVLWVHVLRNSMSTAIVVIGIRFGGLLGGAVLVEALFARNGVGQLLVSSVQSRDYFVVQDLILFAVVTAIVVQLISEIVLAVIDPRVRLV encoded by the coding sequence ATGACCGCATATCTGTTGCGTCGGGCGCCGGCCGCCCTGCTGACCGTCTGGGCGGCGTCCGTCATCATCTTCGTGCTGATGCGGATGGCACCGGGCAGTCCGGCGACCGTGCTGGCCGGCCCCGACGCGTCGGCGGCGACAGTCGCCTCGATCGAGAAGTCGCTGGGCCTGGATGCCTCACTGCCTGTGCAGTACGTCCATTGGCTCGGAGACCTGGCCACGGGGCGCCTCGGTGACTCGATCATCTATCAGCAGTCGATCGCCTCGCTGATCGGTGAACGGATGGAGAGCACGCTCGAGCTCGCGATCGCTGCGACGGTGCTCATGTGTCTGTTGGGAATCGGCCTCGGGGTGCTCGGCGGCTCGACCCGATCGGGCCGGGTCCGGGCCTTCCTCGACACCACGTTCTCGGTCCTGCTCGCGCTGCCGACGTACGTGACCGCGGTGCTGTTGCTGGTGCTGTTCGGCGTCGTCTGGCCCGACATCCTCCCGGTGAGCGGCGAGACCCTGGCGACCCACAGCCCCGTGGGTGCGTTCCAGAGCCTCGTCCTGCCGGCGATCACGTTGGCCATCCCCCATGGGGCGGTCATCGCTCGGATGCTGCAGAGCAGCATGCGCGAGGCGATGCACGAGGACTATGTCCGTGCCGCCAATGCCAAAGGCCTGACGCACCGCCGCGTGCTCTGGGTCCATGTCCTGCGCAACTCGATGTCGACGGCGATCGTGGTGATCGGGATCCGCTTCGGAGGCCTCTTGGGTGGCGCGGTGCTCGTGGAGGCGTTGTTCGCCCGCAACGGCGTCGGCCAGCTGCTCGTCTCCAGCGTCCAGAGCCGCGACTACTTCGTCGTGCAGGACCTCATCCTGTTCGCGGTCGTCACGGCGATCGTCGTGCAACTGATCTCGGAGATCGTCCTTGCCGTCATCGACCCGCGAGTCCGACTCGTCTAG
- a CDS encoding acyl-CoA thioesterase, giving the protein MIIDPSHEESRELTMTILMTPEMVNFAGNVRGGLILKYLDQVAYTCASRFTRPYMVTASVDQVCFRSALHNGDVVTFLASVNHTGRTSLEVGIRVEAEDVTSGARRHTNSCYFTMVAVDGGRPCAVRQVIPAAPEQLRRWADAEARRGLRRLRSRRSSDWRMPGSVPSWAAAGTPSRAAATPIFATRTQMA; this is encoded by the coding sequence GTGATCATTGACCCGTCGCATGAGGAGTCTCGCGAGCTGACGATGACGATCCTCATGACGCCGGAGATGGTCAACTTCGCGGGCAACGTTCGTGGTGGCCTGATCTTGAAATACCTCGACCAGGTTGCTTACACCTGTGCGAGTCGATTCACGCGGCCGTACATGGTGACAGCCTCAGTCGACCAGGTCTGCTTTCGCAGCGCGCTGCACAACGGCGATGTCGTCACCTTTCTCGCTTCGGTGAACCACACCGGACGTACGTCGCTCGAAGTCGGGATCCGCGTCGAGGCCGAGGACGTGACCAGTGGTGCGCGACGGCATACGAACAGCTGCTACTTCACGATGGTCGCCGTCGACGGCGGCAGGCCTTGCGCGGTACGGCAGGTGATCCCGGCCGCTCCCGAGCAACTTCGTCGCTGGGCTGACGCCGAGGCACGTAGGGGTCTCAGACGACTGCGCTCGAGGAGGTCCTCCGACTGGAGGATGCCCGGTTCGGTGCCATCTTGGGCTGCGGCTGGGACGCCTTCGAGAGCTGCTGCCACCCCGATCTTCGCTACACGCACGCAAATGGCGTGA
- the tatB gene encoding Sec-independent protein translocase protein TatB, protein MGWPEMFVIAVVAMLVFGPDKLPGLAQQAGGFVRTVRKMAENAKAELGAELGGVDLKDLDPREVVRRAFEEEPVDADGPTVTYLENSEEEANDDRPTVTYLDGDAGRETA, encoded by the coding sequence ATGGGTTGGCCAGAGATGTTCGTCATCGCTGTCGTGGCAATGCTCGTGTTCGGGCCCGACAAGCTGCCAGGACTCGCGCAGCAGGCGGGCGGGTTCGTCCGTACCGTCCGAAAGATGGCCGAGAACGCCAAGGCCGAGCTTGGTGCTGAGCTCGGCGGAGTCGATCTCAAGGATCTCGACCCGCGTGAGGTCGTGCGACGAGCGTTCGAGGAGGAACCTGTCGATGCCGACGGCCCGACTGTGACCTACCTCGAGAATTCTGAGGAAGAGGCGAACGACGACCGGCCGACGGTGACCTATCTCGACGGCGATGCCGGTAGGGAGACGGCGTGA
- a CDS encoding arylsulfatase — MTNVVLILADDLGYSDIAPYGGEIRTPHLDRLAAGGARLTQFYNTARCSPSRASLLTGLHPQQTGIGILTNDESPTGYPGTLSVDCLTAAEVLGSHGFRTFLSGKWHLSNDIDAPGATWPTRRGFDHFFGTMIGCGSYYEPKTLKRDEDDAQDETKDPDFFYTDAVSDEAVEFIRTSSGGDRPFFLYAAFTAPHWPLHAPEEDIRAYDGVFDAGWDVLREQRLERMVRMGIVDPATTLSIRDPTQPAWADESRKAWQLRRMQTYAAQVERMDTGIGRIVDELERQGVLDDTLIIFLSDNGASNEDLPQGDPDRFRRRTDILSHETRDGRPVHIGNDPEVAPGGEETYASYGQAWANLSNTPFRYYKKWVHEGGIAAPFIAHWPAGGVRASSIVTQPFQLVDVLPTLLEATGTTYPSDRSAHLLTGRSMLPTWQGHEVAEGDLFWEHCGNAAMRRDSWKLVRSYPDAWELYDIDNDRTELHDLADQHPEVVDQLVAAWRSWADSIGLIPFETTIDFYRSKGIPEPRATAMASAEDYL, encoded by the coding sequence GTGACGAATGTCGTCCTGATCCTCGCCGATGACCTCGGCTACTCCGACATCGCGCCCTACGGCGGCGAGATCCGCACGCCCCACCTCGACCGGTTGGCCGCGGGAGGCGCGCGACTGACCCAGTTCTACAACACCGCCCGGTGCAGCCCCTCGCGCGCCTCGCTGCTGACCGGCCTGCACCCGCAGCAGACCGGCATCGGGATCCTCACGAACGACGAGAGCCCGACCGGCTATCCGGGCACCCTGAGCGTCGACTGCCTGACCGCTGCGGAGGTGCTCGGGTCGCACGGGTTCCGTACGTTCCTCAGTGGCAAGTGGCACCTGAGCAACGATATCGATGCCCCGGGGGCAACCTGGCCGACCCGACGCGGCTTCGACCACTTCTTCGGCACGATGATCGGCTGCGGTAGCTACTACGAGCCGAAGACCCTCAAGCGCGACGAGGATGACGCCCAGGACGAGACCAAGGACCCCGACTTCTTCTACACCGACGCGGTCAGCGACGAAGCCGTCGAGTTCATCCGCACGAGCAGCGGCGGCGACCGGCCGTTCTTCCTCTACGCGGCCTTCACCGCCCCGCATTGGCCGTTGCACGCGCCGGAGGAGGACATCCGGGCGTACGACGGGGTGTTCGACGCGGGCTGGGACGTGCTGCGCGAGCAGCGCTTGGAGCGGATGGTGCGCATGGGGATCGTGGACCCCGCCACGACGCTGAGCATCCGCGACCCGACGCAGCCGGCCTGGGCTGACGAGAGCCGCAAGGCGTGGCAGCTGCGACGGATGCAGACGTACGCGGCTCAGGTGGAACGGATGGACACCGGGATCGGCCGGATCGTCGACGAGCTGGAGCGCCAGGGCGTCCTGGACGACACACTGATCATCTTCCTCTCCGACAACGGCGCCTCGAACGAGGACCTCCCGCAAGGGGACCCCGACCGGTTCAGGAGACGGACCGACATCTTGTCCCACGAGACGCGGGACGGCCGTCCCGTGCACATAGGCAACGACCCCGAGGTGGCGCCCGGTGGCGAGGAGACGTACGCGAGCTATGGGCAGGCGTGGGCGAACTTGTCGAACACGCCGTTCCGCTACTACAAGAAGTGGGTCCACGAGGGTGGTATCGCCGCCCCGTTCATCGCGCACTGGCCCGCCGGTGGAGTGCGGGCCAGCAGCATCGTGACTCAACCGTTCCAGCTCGTCGACGTCCTGCCGACCTTGCTGGAGGCCACCGGTACGACATACCCCTCCGACCGGTCGGCGCACTTGTTGACCGGACGCAGCATGCTGCCCACGTGGCAGGGGCACGAGGTGGCCGAGGGCGACCTGTTCTGGGAGCACTGCGGCAATGCCGCGATGCGCCGCGACAGCTGGAAGCTCGTTCGCTCCTATCCCGACGCGTGGGAGCTGTACGACATCGACAACGACCGCACCGAGCTGCACGACCTGGCCGACCAGCACCCCGAGGTCGTCGACCAGCTCGTCGCCGCGTGGCGGAGCTGGGCCGACAGCATCGGGCTGATCCCCTTCGAGACCACGATCGACTTCTATCGGTCGAAGGGAATCCCTGAGCCCCGTGCCACGGCCATGGCTTCAGCCGAGGACTACCTGTGA